In Nostoc piscinale CENA21, the genomic stretch TTCGCGGTCAACTTGGGACAAGCGATCGCGCATCGCAGAAACTCCTTCTTTGGGATCAACCAGCAATTTTTCTAAATCTTGGCGGATACCTTCTGGGTTGAGTTCTTCTAAGTTGGTGTTGCGGAGATATTCAGCAATTTGAGTTGTGGTTTGTTCGTACTGTTGTTTAGCTTTATCTGCTACCACTTGCGGGGTTTGCAATATATTATTTCTGACTGATTCTAGCTGATCAATAACTTGGTTAACTTCATCCTCATTCAAATCTTGACGCTGAGATAGCAGACTGACTAATGTATCACGATCAAACTGTGATAAACGCTGACGCAACAAGTTAAATCCGGCTTGGGGGTCTTGCACTAAAGTGCTGAAATCACGGCGAATACCTTCAGGATTTAATTCTTCCTTGTTAGTATTTCGTAAATAATCTTCGACTCTTTGGCGTAAATTTTCAGCTTGGGTTGTCGCTTGTTCCTGTAATTTATTTAAAACAGAGTCCCGGACACTTTCTAAGTTATTTAGCAAATTATTAGCTTCTTCATCACTAAAGTCTTGACGCTGCTGTAACACTTGCAGCAAGACATCACGAGTCAATCCTTGGAAGCGTTCATTTAAATCATCAAAATTAGCGTTTAATTCTGTCAGTAAATTAGCAAAATCTCGCTCAACAGCTTCAGGATTCAATTCTTCTTTGCTTGTGGAACGTAGATAATTTTCAATGCGATTCCGCAAATCTTGACTCTTATCTTTAACTTCCGCCTGTTGCACAGTTTCTAAAACTTCTTGGCGAATTTCTTCCATTTGTTGAGCAATTTCTTTAACTCTGGCTTCGCTAATATCACTCCGACGAATGAGCAAATTAGCAAACTCTTCTTGGTTGAAACCTTCTAATTCCCGCCGCATGGTTTCCGCATCGGCTTGCGGGTCATAAATCACATCCCGAAATTCATCTTTAATTGTGATGCGGTTAAAGTGCCAGGGCAAAGAATTTTTAATGTAATCTTCTACATCTTGACGGTAATGAGAATTAGATGAACTACCTCGTCCTTGCGTAGTTTTTTCAATAGTTTCTTGCAGTTGATGAGATATGTTCTCAATATCTAAATCTTGAACTTTATCTTTGAGCTTTTGCAACTGATTGGTGATTTTGTTCACATCTATATCAGAGACATTTACCCGTTCTAAAACTACTGGTAAAGCAGCCGTTAAACCAGTTTGAATGGCTTTGCTGATACCACCATTATTGCCATGACCATTACCACCAACAGTTACTAATTCTTGCAAGCGATCGCCTAATTCATCTGATTGCAATTCTTCGGGAGTTGCCGATGTAATCAAGTTAATTACTTGCTGTGCTGGGTTACGCCGCGCTAAAGTTTGATTCCAAGCTGCTTCTAATTGGTCAGCAATTTTATTGACATCAGCCTTCGAGAAATCTGTGCGATCGCTAATTAAATCAACAAAAGTTTGACGATTGAAATTTTGTGTCAAATTATCAGGTAGAGATTGCCAATCGATATCACCAAAAATCTGATCAAATTGTTTACGGATATTTGGTAAATCAAGCTGTCGTCTTGGCAGATTACTCAAAGAACTTTGCAGTGTATTTTGAATACTATCAACATCAAAACCAGAAGTTAACTCTCTGCGAACGGCAGCTGTAATATCTTCCGCAGTCGAAACCATCTGTTGTTTAGCAAAATTTGCACCAATAGCACTAGTCGCAGTTCCCATTAATGCTTTGATGCCACTATTGGCAGTATTCGCCACTGCACCAATTAAAGAACCGACTGTCGAAGAACCAAACCAAACAACTATAGAAAAATAAGCAGACCAAATAACTACACCAATAATTGCACCTAAAAATGCACTATCAATTAAGCTGAGTTTGACTGCAAAAAAGGAAGCAATAAATAATGCAATAGTGGCGCTAATTAATGCCCAAAAACCGACTTTATTTTCAACTTTGCGAATTGTATCGCCTAAGCTTTCATCATCACTAGAAGATGAATCATTATCTGTGGCAGACATTCTTAAAGCAACTGCGAAGTTAGTTAATAACAGTTGAAAGGCAAATGCCATTAAGACACCAGCCACTAATGCAACTAAAAATTTAGGCCCAGAAAAAACCACTGATGCTTGTTCTGGAGTTAGTATTTCTTGCACTTCTGTTATGGCTGCTAATCCATTATTCAGCCAATGCCATCCTAAAGAATATTCAACAATTTGAAGCATAGTATTTTCTCATTCATGCTCAATAAATGCCAGTTACTTTGTCAGTAACTAGCTACTTCCTACGCTAAGTACCAAATTCTTTAGCTGACACTTTCTTAGGGGGTAAAGTCTGTTTCCGAAAGTCGTAGTTTTATAGGAGGAGGCAGGAGGCAGGAGGTAAAATATTACTATGTTTTATCTGCGTTTATCTGCGTCCATCTGCGGTTAATTATCAAATTACTAAAGGTTCTAGTTGATAATTGTGCCACTGGCGTTGATACCATTCAGCGACTAAAGGTCGGACGATAAATTTCGGACGACCTTCGCCTGTGACATCAATTCGCAAGCATGAATAGGGACGGCGTTTTTCTGAACCATGACCGTTACGACCAACATATAAATGCGATCGCGCAATTAATTTATCTCCCTCGACTAAATCAGCACCTTCAGTTCGTTGTCGGCGCAAACTAAACCCACTTCCGCCACACACAATCCAGTTAATTGCCGAGTCTGCGTGTCCAGTGTTATATGTTTGCAGATATTCTAAACAATGAGCATGGCCGTTTAATACCAAATCCACTACAGCACGACCTTGAGTTACATCACCCAATGTTTCTGCTACGGCGTTGAAAACTTCCCGCAAGCGACTGCGAATTGCTAGGGTTTGTGCTTGTTGCCATTTAGTTGCTTCCGTAACATAGGGAGGATGATGGAAATAAATCACCCGTCCCCGCACTTGGGAATTCTGCCAAGATGCAATTAACCTTTGTTTTAGCCATTCCAACTGTTCTACATCGGTGTGGGTGGCTTGTTGTGGTGCTAATTGTTTGTCAATATCAACTACCAATTCTTCAATTTGCGACAACTTGACGTATAAATCATCCAGATATTCGGCTTCGTGGGGATTATCTGGATTTAGTTTGCTGGATGTTTCTAGAATTTGCTGTTTTTCTTGTTCAAATTCTTGGCGACGTTGTTCTAAGTTTTTCCGTTGTGCGTCGCCTTCGGCGGTTTGAGGGAGTGATGGCGGATCGTTGAAAGTATTGGAATCTAAAGCAAAGAAGTCAATTCCACCATAACGAAAACTATAATAGCGATTTGGCAGACGGGTAAATTTTCCTGGCTGATAAGACAGACAGCGACCTGTATCTGTGTTGGCGGTGTAGTATGTGTCTAAATGTTGGTCTAAATCGCCAGGAAACTTCAACTTACAGAGATAATCAAGAAATGCTTTGGCGTAAGCTTCACCTGTTCCTGAACCATGTAAACCCACATCTAAATCTAAGCGCGATCGCAATAAGCGGCGAATTGGTAATGTTGTAATTGATAATAAGTTCAAGACTAGAGGTAAACCGTAATAATCGTGATTTCCCGGTACAGGCAAAATCGGTACCCGAAAAGTCATCTTGTCGTAGGCAATTTTTTGCGGAAAATCACCACCAACCAGATATTCTTTATAAGGTCGAATAAAGTTTTGCTGATAATACTCACTGGAACCCACTAAGTAAATGACATCGCCTGTATGCAGCATAAAGCGACAATCATCAAGATGAGGTAATGTGAGTTGTGCTACTTGTCTTTGGGGGTTTTGTCCACCATGTCTCCCTGAACCGCTATCTCCGACTACCAAAAACGAAAATTCAGGATGATCAGCTTGACCATCTTCTAGCATTAACTGAGTTTGGTCAATACCGCGCCGTTTGATTAACGGATCTTGCCAGCGAACACGCTGGTTCATCTTCTGAATTTTTTTGGCGATCGCTGGATCAGAAACAAGCTTCAAAACATTTTACTCCTACAAGACTGATGCACAAAGGATATTCGTTGAGATTGGGTGAAAGGGTGTAAGGGTATAAGGGTGTTGAAGTCAGAAGGCAGAGTCTCTCTCATAAGCCTCCTGCCTCCTGCCTCCTGCCTTCTTTAACCTCCCGTTTCTTCCTCACTTTCTGGGGGATTTTTCAATTCAATAACTAAATTTGGCAGTCCCTCAAGTTTTTCTGCTGGTTCAACTTCTTCTACTGTTGGTACAAAAACCCGCAAACCTGCTGGAACACACTTGACTTCTATCGGTGTTGTACCAACTATCTCACCATCCAAGACAACTTTTTGAACTGGGTCAGTGGTGATTTTAAATTGTTTAGCGCGGAGATAGCCAATATCATCTCGTTCGACTGCATTCCCGGAAGAAGCACTTTGAAATAAATGATATGTAGCAGCGATCGCTCCGGCTTTATTAACGGGAGCTACAATTGTGACATCCAGTAATCCATCATCATAAATAATTCCACCAGGCCCTTGCGCCAAAACTGATGTCGGCGGTGCAGCATTAGCCACTGTCACGGCGGCGGCGCTAGTTTTAATTATTTTCTCCTCAGTCTCAATTTCAACATCAAAATTCTGTAATTCCCCTAGTTGCTGGAGTCCTGCCAAGATATAAGCAATAATTCCAAAGCGGTTTTTTGCTTCTCGGTTAGCTTTTTCTACAGTTTCCGCCTCAAAGCCCACACCTGCTAGTAAGATTAATGGGCGATCGTTGCAGTAAGCTACATCTACATTGCGAGTTGCACCTTGTAAAATTGTTTGACAGGCCGCCTCAATAGTGTCGGGAATACCTAAAGCATTGGCAAAGGCATTGGCTGTTCCCCGCGAAATAATGCCAAAGGGAATATTTGTATTAATGACTGCGGCTGCTGCTGCTGAAAGTGTACCATCACCACCAGAGGCGATAATCTCATCCACTCCGCGCTGAACTGCGTCATAAGCCAATTGATCAGCGCCGACTTCTTCGGTTGTGAAATGAATATCTAAGTCAATAGTTGGTTCTAATAATGCGCGAATCTCTAATAGTTCTTGTTCTGGGTTGCCTTGACCCGCTACTGGATTAAAAATGAGGCAGGCGGAACGATTCATAAAAGTTAAATTTTAAGCAGCGATCGCTAACATACCAAAATATTCCTATCATTCCTAGATGATCTTGACTTCTCTCTGACGACAGGTTTACTTCTGTTCCCTGTTCCCTGTTTCCTGTTCCCTACTCATGCCATAGCTTATACATTAATCACACTTAATTTTGCTTAAATGTCTTAACTGTCTCAATTTAATTACTTAAATGTCTTAAATTTCCTTGAATGTTTTGACAAATACGCAGAAAATATATCAGCATCAAAACTAAAATTATCAAGCATAAAAAAGCAAAAGTAAAGATAAATTAAAAATAAAGTTTTTCTATCAATATATTTATAAGGAGTCAAAAAAATGGATATTGATAATATAGGTCAGATTTCTAAAAGAGACTTAGAAATAATTCAACTACATCAATTTCAACAACCTATTTATTGTTGTAATGTAACTGCGATCGCCTACGCTTTGACGGCATTAGGATATTTAACAACTGTCGATGAAATTTTCTATGCCACCCAGCTGCCTATTGCCTCAGTTTTAGATGATGGTATGACCTTAGCAGAAACCTACGACACCTGCAAAATATATATAGAAAGAAAAGGATTACCTTTATCAATTCGGATGGAGCATTTTGATAAGCCGAGTCTGACACTCGAAGCATTCATCCGCGAAGTTGAAACTGCTGTTTGTAATGAAAATGATGTCCACATTCTCAACTTCAATACTCGGATTGCTCATGAAAATCCTAGTTTAGAAGGTGGTCACTTCTCTTTACTAGCAGATTATGACCCCCAAACTCAAGAAGTCACCATTGCAGATACCAATCCCAAGCGATATACAAGGTTTTGGAAATGTCCAATTCAACGGATGTATACTGCTTGCGTAGATAAAGATTCCTCCTCAAACCGCTCTCGCGGGATGATTGTACTCCGCAGATTGGAACCAGCCAAAACAGGTAACGGCGCACTTCATCCATCCGAATTGGCTTTGAATGCTCTCCATGCAGAAAATAGCTAAGTTTTGTTAATCAAGTCTCCTGAAAGTATCACCGAAACAGCACTTTAACTCCTTCATTTATCTTGTGAAGGAGTTATTTTCTATCTATAGCAAAGTGCTGATACCAAGTTGCAGTCAAAGATAGTAACCTGGGGTGCAAGTAGGGAGTAGGAATACTTTTGAAAGCAACTTAAGTAAGTCGGTGGGAAAAAACAAAACTAAGTTAAGAAAGGTAAACAAAGCTATAACCCTCTTCCCTCCTGCCTTCTGCCTTCTGCCTCCTAACTCTGACACAAAGAGCGATCGCTCTGTTCTAATTTTGTGTTAGTTTGCAAATAATTCTGCACCAGAGAGCAAGCATAACTCAAGGCATTTAATTTGAGAATGCGCGGTAAATTCCATAAAATTAGCGTGTTATCATCACCACCAGAAGCTAAAAAAAGTTCCGTCGCGGCTGATGTCAATTTTACGAATACCTGCGGTATGTCCTCTGAGAGTTGTGATTTCTGTACCATCCAATTTCCAAAGTTTAATTGTGGCATCGATACTCCCGGAAGCTAGGATTTTGCTATCGGGAGTAAATGCAACTCCCCAAATTGCTGCTGTGTGACCTGTGAATGTTTGCAGTAATTTGCCGTCAATTGTCCACAATTTCACAGTATTATCGCCACTACCAGTCGCCACCATTTTACCGTCGGGACTAAAAGCGGCTCGCCAAACTGCGGCTGTATGTCCGACTAAGGTTGTGCGTAATCTGCCATCCAATGTCCACAATTTAGCAGTACCATCACCACTGACAGACATCACCATTTTACCGTCGGGACTAAAAACCATTTGCCAAACTTCTGCTTGATGTCCTTTGAGAATCTGCGGTTGAGGCTGATTGCGATGCCATATTTGCGCTATTTTATCAACATTGGCCATAGCGATCGCTTGACTGTCAGGACTCAACACACCTGCTAAAAGTTTTCCCAGGGGATCTTGATAAGTGGCAACTAACTTGCCGTCTCGTTGCTGGAGTTTGATTTTATCACCATAAGTACGAAGGGCAATTAACTTACCATTACGACTAAAGGAAACCTCAAAAATTGCCCCTCTAGATTCAGTAAAAGTTTGCAACAATTTACCTTGACTACTCCACAATTTAGCGGTGTTTTCATGACCAGCCGTCCCAACGATGGCACTATCTGAAGTGATATTTAATGACCAAATTCCCGATTTATGGGCAACGACTGACTTTTGAAAAGGGTTTTCACTCTGCCAAAGTCTGACAACATTTTCTGCACCCGCCGAAGCAATAAAGCTACCATCAGGACTAAAACTTACTCCCCAAACAGAGGCTATGTGGCCTTTGAGGGTTCTGAGTTCTGTACCATCAATACTCCAAAGTTTAATTGTTTTATCGAGACTAGCAGATGCAACAGTCTGACCATCAGGACTAAATGCTACCCCCCAAACACCTGCACTATGACCTTGCAGCGTTTTATCCAGGCGATAGGTATGATTTTTAGGGTTACGTCGCCACAGTTTGACTGTTTTATCTTCACTAGCAGAAGCAATCATTTGACCGTCAGGACTGAAATCTAATGCAATTACCCAAGTACTATGACCTTTGAGGGTTTGCAGCAGTTTAGCGTTTTGCCAGTCTGCACCTGCTTTTTTCCAGATTTTGACTGTCCCATCTATGCTTGTGGCAGCCACAAGTTGACCATCGGGACTAAAGGCGACTCCCCAAAACCCCACTCGTTCACCAGAAAAAGTTTTGAGTAATGTACCGTCTTGCTTCCAGAGTTTTATGGTTCTGTCGAAACTGGCAGAGGCAATAGTCTGACCATCAGGACTAAAGGCGACTCCCCAAATGGAAGCATTGTGGCCTTTGAGTGTTTTTAATAAAGAGCCTGCATTTGTCCACAGTTTGACAGTGCCATCTTCACTTGCCGAGGCCAGCATCTGACCATCAGGACTAAATTTGACGCATCTAACTGTGGCTGTGTGTCCTTTGAGTGTTGCAACTGCTTTACCGTCACGTCGCCAAAGTTTGATGGTTTTATCAACACTGGCTGAGGCAATGAGAGAACTATCAGGACTGACATCGACTGCTAAAACTGCTGCTGTATGACCCCAAAAACGATTGTATTCATCTGCACCATACACAGCTTGTTCTAATACAGCATCAACTTGCTGTCCAATTTTAGGATTATTGGGACTGAATTTGCTGAGTTTTTGTTTGGCTTGGATGGCTGCTATCAGTGCATCCAAGCGGCGATTTGAGTCAAACATTCCCTCCGAAGCCGAGATTAAAGCCCGCATTTCGCTATTTTTGGCTTGCATTTCACTTTGTTTAGCTTGGCGGTACAACATAAAAGTGCCTATACCCAAGCTAGTAGAAACAAATAAACCAATACAGACTGCAATTAATAAATATCTCTGTAATAAAGCAGTTTTCTTCTCCTGCGCCAACCTTGTTTCTATTTCCTTCACCCTTGCAGCTTCTAGGGCGGTTTGTACCTCATGCCGTTCGCATTCTTGACTGGCTACGAAAAATTGATAGTCCAAATCGCTCAAACTTTTGCCTTGCGCCCAATTTTGCGCGTCTTTGAGTGCTTGTCCCCGCAATAACCGTGACTCATCTTGATAACCCGATAGCACCCAAGCATTAAAAATTTGCGAGTAAGGCCGCAAATTATCTAACTGTCGTATTACCCATTGCTGATTAAACACAGAGTGATAAATCGGGTTTTTAATTTTGAGATAGCCGTCTTGTCTTTTAACTAAACCAGATAATAATAATTCTGTTTGTTCGCGGCTATCATTCAACGCGACTGGAGAGTTAAGTTGTTGTTCTTCAGCTTGCAATACTTGTTGATAAAGACCTAACAATCGTGCGGCTTTTTGTTCATCAAACAACAGGCGATCGCGGATTGTGCGAAGATGTCTGGTTCGTCTTTTGATTCCCAATGTTGAATAATCTGCTTTTGAACGAGTTGTTCTACCCAATACCCTTCTGTACCTTGGGGTAAGTCAATTTTGCCATTTGCAGTTTCTGAGGCAATTTGCACCACTAACTGACAGAGTTTTTGAGTTAAAAACGGTTGTCCACTCGTCCATTCCAGAATTTTTTGTAACACTATTAACGGTTGATTAACTACACCTTCTAATCCACGCAGTAACGGTGTAGCTTCTTCTAACGTAAAACCATCTAATTCGATTGCTTGCCCAATATTAAAAGGTGTCCGACGCTTATCACTAATTAAATCCGCCGGACTAGCCACCCCAAACAAAGCAAAGCCTAAACGTTGATATTTGCGATCGTGCGCTCGTTGATTATAACAATGACGAATCCAAGCAAAAAAATCATTTACTGAAAAACTTAAACTTAATAA encodes the following:
- a CDS encoding DUF4126 domain-containing protein, with the translated sequence MLQIVEYSLGWHWLNNGLAAITEVQEILTPEQASVVFSGPKFLVALVAGVLMAFAFQLLLTNFAVALRMSATDNDSSSSDDESLGDTIRKVENKVGFWALISATIALFIASFFAVKLSLIDSAFLGAIIGVVIWSAYFSIVVWFGSSTVGSLIGAVANTANSGIKALMGTATSAIGANFAKQQMVSTAEDITAAVRRELTSGFDVDSIQNTLQSSLSNLPRRQLDLPNIRKQFDQIFGDIDWQSLPDNLTQNFNRQTFVDLISDRTDFSKADVNKIADQLEAAWNQTLARRNPAQQVINLITSATPEELQSDELGDRLQELVTVGGNGHGNNGGISKAIQTGLTAALPVVLERVNVSDIDVNKITNQLQKLKDKVQDLDIENISHQLQETIEKTTQGRGSSSNSHYRQDVEDYIKNSLPWHFNRITIKDEFRDVIYDPQADAETMRRELEGFNQEEFANLLIRRSDISEARVKEIAQQMEEIRQEVLETVQQAEVKDKSQDLRNRIENYLRSTSKEELNPEAVERDFANLLTELNANFDDLNERFQGLTRDVLLQVLQQRQDFSDEEANNLLNNLESVRDSVLNKLQEQATTQAENLRQRVEDYLRNTNKEELNPEGIRRDFSTLVQDPQAGFNLLRQRLSQFDRDTLVSLLSQRQDLNEDEVNQVIDQLESVRNNILQTPQVVADKAKQQYEQTTTQIAEYLRNTNLEELNPEGIRQDLEKLLVDPKEGVSAMRDRLSQVDRETLVKLVSQRGDLSEEQVEKLINQAQEAITNIIKAPRRLANRTIQQVVDFERNLEDYLRHTNKEELNPDSIKRDLQLLLRDPRAGVSNFSDRLSQVDRSTIVALLSQREDISEEDVNRIADQILSARDAVVKQFRQIQQGVQSATERVRNRIRNYLNSLNRPELDYEGIRHDFAKLFDDPQAGFEALRDRLSQFDRDTLVALLSSREDISQEDANRIINQIEAARDSVLQRAERIQQITKERLHSIQHQAKKQAEETKKTVANAAWWLFGTALTSLVASAIAGAIAVTGLTMSAIG
- a CDS encoding metallophosphoesterase family protein codes for the protein MKLVSDPAIAKKIQKMNQRVRWQDPLIKRRGIDQTQLMLEDGQADHPEFSFLVVGDSGSGRHGGQNPQRQVAQLTLPHLDDCRFMLHTGDVIYLVGSSEYYQQNFIRPYKEYLVGGDFPQKIAYDKMTFRVPILPVPGNHDYYGLPLVLNLLSITTLPIRRLLRSRLDLDVGLHGSGTGEAYAKAFLDYLCKLKFPGDLDQHLDTYYTANTDTGRCLSYQPGKFTRLPNRYYSFRYGGIDFFALDSNTFNDPPSLPQTAEGDAQRKNLEQRRQEFEQEKQQILETSSKLNPDNPHEAEYLDDLYVKLSQIEELVVDIDKQLAPQQATHTDVEQLEWLKQRLIASWQNSQVRGRVIYFHHPPYVTEATKWQQAQTLAIRSRLREVFNAVAETLGDVTQGRAVVDLVLNGHAHCLEYLQTYNTGHADSAINWIVCGGSGFSLRRQRTEGADLVEGDKLIARSHLYVGRNGHGSEKRRPYSCLRIDVTGEGRPKFIVRPLVAEWYQRQWHNYQLEPLVI
- a CDS encoding YegS/Rv2252/BmrU family lipid kinase encodes the protein MNRSACLIFNPVAGQGNPEQELLEIRALLEPTIDLDIHFTTEEVGADQLAYDAVQRGVDEIIASGGDGTLSAAAAAVINTNIPFGIISRGTANAFANALGIPDTIEAACQTILQGATRNVDVAYCNDRPLILLAGVGFEAETVEKANREAKNRFGIIAYILAGLQQLGELQNFDVEIETEEKIIKTSAAAVTVANAAPPTSVLAQGPGGIIYDDGLLDVTIVAPVNKAGAIAATYHLFQSASSGNAVERDDIGYLRAKQFKITTDPVQKVVLDGEIVGTTPIEVKCVPAGLRVFVPTVEEVEPAEKLEGLPNLVIELKNPPESEEETGG
- a CDS encoding phytochelatin synthase family protein, translated to MDIDNIGQISKRDLEIIQLHQFQQPIYCCNVTAIAYALTALGYLTTVDEIFYATQLPIASVLDDGMTLAETYDTCKIYIERKGLPLSIRMEHFDKPSLTLEAFIREVETAVCNENDVHILNFNTRIAHENPSLEGGHFSLLADYDPQTQEVTIADTNPKRYTRFWKCPIQRMYTACVDKDSSSNRSRGMIVLRRLEPAKTGNGALHPSELALNALHAENS
- a CDS encoding WD40 repeat domain-containing protein, coding for MGIKRRTRHLRTIRDRLLFDEQKAARLLGLYQQVLQAEEQQLNSPVALNDSREQTELLLSGLVKRQDGYLKIKNPIYHSVFNQQWVIRQLDNLRPYSQIFNAWVLSGYQDESRLLRGQALKDAQNWAQGKSLSDLDYQFFVASQECERHEVQTALEAARVKEIETRLAQEKKTALLQRYLLIAVCIGLFVSTSLGIGTFMLYRQAKQSEMQAKNSEMRALISASEGMFDSNRRLDALIAAIQAKQKLSKFSPNNPKIGQQVDAVLEQAVYGADEYNRFWGHTAAVLAVDVSPDSSLIASASVDKTIKLWRRDGKAVATLKGHTATVRCVKFSPDGQMLASASEDGTVKLWTNAGSLLKTLKGHNASIWGVAFSPDGQTIASASFDRTIKLWKQDGTLLKTFSGERVGFWGVAFSPDGQLVAATSIDGTVKIWKKAGADWQNAKLLQTLKGHSTWVIALDFSPDGQMIASASEDKTVKLWRRNPKNHTYRLDKTLQGHSAGVWGVAFSPDGQTVASASLDKTIKLWSIDGTELRTLKGHIASVWGVSFSPDGSFIASAGAENVVRLWQSENPFQKSVVAHKSGIWSLNITSDSAIVGTAGHENTAKLWSSQGKLLQTFTESRGAIFEVSFSRNGKLIALRTYGDKIKLQQRDGKLVATYQDPLGKLLAGVLSPDSQAIAMANVDKIAQIWHRNQPQPQILKGHQAEVWQMVFSPDGKMVMSVSGDGTAKLWTLDGRLRTTLVGHTAAVWRAAFSPDGKMVATGSGDNTVKLWTIDGKLLQTFTGHTAAIWGVAFTPDSKILASGSIDATIKLWKLDGTEITTLRGHTAGIRKIDISRDGTFFSFWW
- a CDS encoding AAA-like domain-containing protein, giving the protein MKYQVGGSLPSDDPSYVIRKADEQLYTSLKAGNFCYVLNSRQMGKSSLLHRTSYHLTQEGYSCIYLDVTRLGSEDTTTAQWYKGIILSLFYNLNCQDTLNFKTWWETQSGLSPIKKLYQFVEEVLLSIPENKSILIFIDEIDSLLSLSFSVNDFFAWIRHCYNQRAHDRKYQRLGFALFGVASPADLISDKRRTPFNIGQAIELDGFTLEEATPLLRGLEGVVNQPLIVLQKILEWTSGQPFLTQKLCQLVVQIASETANGKIDLPQGTEGYWVEQLVQKQIIQHWESKDEPDIFAQSAIACCLMNKKPHDC